The following proteins come from a genomic window of Nitrospira sp.:
- a CDS encoding Response regulator, which yields MPSVLVVDDQDQVRQLIRDTLEQAGYEVAEARDGKEGLDRYRARSTDLVIMDILMPDQDGLEAIMAFRREFPDTRVIAMTGGSDATGILNFLDVAKMLGARRTLQKPFELKVLLDTVAAELIA from the coding sequence ATGCCGTCGGTCCTCGTGGTTGATGATCAGGACCAAGTTCGTCAGCTCATCCGGGACACGTTGGAGCAGGCCGGTTATGAGGTAGCAGAGGCCCGTGACGGGAAAGAGGGGCTTGACCGGTATCGGGCTAGATCGACGGATCTTGTCATCATGGATATTCTCATGCCGGATCAAGACGGATTAGAAGCCATCATGGCGTTCCGCCGCGAGTTCCCCGATACTCGTGTCATTGCGATGACAGGTGGAAGTGATGCGACCGGCATCCTCAATTTCTTGGACGTCGCAAAGATGCTCGGAGCCAGGCGGACGCTTCAAAAGCCGTTCGAACTGAAAGTCCTCCTCGATACAGTTGCTGCCGAGCTGATCGCCTAG